From the Paenibacillus sp. MMS20-IR301 genome, the window GGTTCCGGCGGCTTTTTTGCGTGTGCAGACCCGGTTACATCCGGCAAAAGGATGTATTCAGGCCTGCAGTGTCCGCCGCCGGAACCTCTGGGTTCCGGCGTTTTTTTGTCTAAGGCACATAATACTTAACACCTTCAGGAGGAATTGAATGATTATTGAACAGTATGGCTGGAACGAAGCATGGAAGAGCAAGTGGCAAGAGAAGCTGGCGGAGCTGGAGAATAAAACGCTTGAGCCGGGGAGGGTTGTCGGTGATTTCGGCAGTAAATACCGGGTAATTGCGGGCACCGGGGAAATCTGGGCAGAGCTGTCCGGCAGACTGAGGCATTCATTGACCGAATCGGGCAGCTATCCTGCTGTCGGCGACTGGGTGATGCTGGCCATGCAGGATGGCGGGGAGCATGCCGTCATTCATGGAGTCCTGCCCCGCCGCAGCGTGATTTCGCGCAAGGTGGCTGGATCCACCCAGGAGGAACAGATTGTCGCCTCCAATGTAGATACCTTGTTCCTCGTAAGTGCGCTTAACGATGACTTCAATGTACGGCGGATGGAGCGGTATCTGATTATGGCCTGGAACAGCGGGGCTAATCCCGTCATCCTGCTGACCAAGGCAGACCTCTGCAGTGATGCGGAACACAAAATGGCTGAGATGGAGCGGGCGGCACCGGGCGTGCCTGTACATGCTGTCAGTGCACTGCTGGGCGACGGGCGGGAGGACCTGCTGCCATACATCGGGGCTGGTCAGACGGTTGCCTTGACCGGCTCGTCGGGCTGCGGCAAATCTACTATGGTCAATTGGCTCAGCGGCCGCAATCTGCAGCTGACTCAGGATGTCCGTGAAGGCGACAGCCGCGGGCGGCATACGACGACACACCGCGAGCTGTTCGTTCTGCCGGACGGAGGGATCATCGTCGATACACCTGGGATGCGTGAGCTGCAGCTCTGGGAGGATGACGGCGGTCTGGACCTGGCTTTCGGTGATATCAGCGGATTTGCGGGGGAATGCCGCTTCAGCGACTGCTC encodes:
- the rsgA gene encoding ribosome small subunit-dependent GTPase A: MIIEQYGWNEAWKSKWQEKLAELENKTLEPGRVVGDFGSKYRVIAGTGEIWAELSGRLRHSLTESGSYPAVGDWVMLAMQDGGEHAVIHGVLPRRSVISRKVAGSTQEEQIVASNVDTLFLVSALNDDFNVRRMERYLIMAWNSGANPVILLTKADLCSDAEHKMAEMERAAPGVPVHAVSALLGDGREDLLPYIGAGQTVALTGSSGCGKSTMVNWLSGRNLQLTQDVREGDSRGRHTTTHRELFVLPDGGIIVDTPGMRELQLWEDDGGLDLAFGDISGFAGECRFSDCSHTREEGCAVLAAVENGLLEEKRLLNYRKTQKELKYQNSKETKQKRKTLAAAAKSTAPRAKGNSWQRVLDEY